The following coding sequences lie in one Maylandia zebra isolate NMK-2024a linkage group LG14, Mzebra_GT3a, whole genome shotgun sequence genomic window:
- the LOC106674944 gene encoding low affinity immunoglobulin gamma Fc region receptor III-B isoform X2 yields the protein MDKLISLFVFSALSQIVVSHVPTETSFRANIELVSGHSRIFSGERAHLRCSIPDVHRSNWTYLWFRGSEELSQTGQELNLLNTKVQESGKYYCQGIRNTKVGKIRTQQSVPVELKVDGGWAILQVPRHPQLVGSTLEVTCRVRGNPRLEEIILYKDGVEVMRQNGHKPDFYLTNLSLEDLGVYSCRASWDVMGQTHSVISAGAHVQILEVLSQPVLKIIPNYDTQLKRMKLICHVQYNAPAPAPPIDFYFYKNNRRLGPATSDNYNVVKQTPGLYSCKARVPQLGLSKSSEPKNFGQIRVAQPQRPSHL from the exons ATGGACAAGCTCATCTCTCTCTTTG ttttttcagCACTCTCACAGATTGTAGTGTCTCATG ttcCCACTGAGACGTCTTTCAGAGCCAACATCGAGTTGGTGTCAGGACATTCAAGGATCTTCTCGGGGGAGAGAGCACACTTGAGATGCAGTATTCCTGATGTGCACAGGTCTAACTGGACCTACCTGTGGTTCAGGGGCTCTGAGGAGCTCTCACAGACTGGGCAGGAATTAAATCTGTTGAATACCAAAGTTCAAGAGAGCGGGAAATACTACTGCCAAGGAATAAGAAACACGAAGGTGGGAAAGATTCGCACCCAGCAAAGTGTCCCTGTGGAGCTCAAGGTGGACG GTGGCTGGGCGATTCTGCAAGTCCCACGACATCCTCAACTTGTCGGGAGCACATTGGAGGTGACATGTCGTGTCAGAGGGAACCCCCGACTTGAAGAGATTATTTTGTACAAAGATGGCGTTGAAGTAATGAGACAAAACGGTCACAAGCCAGATTTCTATCTGACCAACTTGAGCCTTGAGGACCTAGGAGTATATTCTTGCAGGGCTTCCTGGGATGTGATGGGACAAACACACTCTGTCATTTCTGCTGGTGCTCATGTACAGATCTTAG AGGTTCTGTCACAGCCAGTTTTGAAGATCATCCCCAACTATGATACTCAGCTAAAGAGGATGAAGCTCATTTGCCATGTGCAGTACAACGCCCCTGCTCCTGCCCCTCCGATAGACTTCTATTTCTACAAAAATAACAGGCGACTGGGACCTGCAACCTCTGACAACTATAATGTAGTGAAACAGACTCCAGGGCTGTACAGCTGCAAGGCCAGGGTGCCTCAGTTGGGCCTCTCGAAGTCCAGTGAACCCAAAAACTTTGGACAAATAAGag TTGCACAGCCTCAGAGGCCATCTCATCTCTGA
- the LOC106674944 gene encoding high affinity immunoglobulin gamma Fc receptor I isoform X1 yields MDKLISLFVFSALSQIVVSHVPTETSFRANIELVSGHSRIFSGERAHLRCSIPDVHRSNWTYLWFRGSEELSQTGQELNLLNTKVQESGKYYCQGIRNTKVGKIRTQQSVPVELKVDGGWAILQVPRHPQLVGSTLEVTCRVRGNPRLEEIILYKDGVEVMRQNGHKPDFYLTNLSLEDLGVYSCRASWDVMGQTHSVISAGAHVQILEVLSQPVLKIIPNYDTQLKRMKLICHVQYNAPAPAPPIDFYFYKNNRRLGPATSDNYNVVKQTPGLYSCKARVPQLGLSKSSEPKNFGQIREPEKMPPLHPGQRPVFRLASATDDFPPAAASLPTSPNLSSHQPIQFTPVKSTPSQAPPLTSQAVPTSLLTTDQDFDSATTQDQANPFEESDDMSGDINIVTN; encoded by the exons ATGGACAAGCTCATCTCTCTCTTTG ttttttcagCACTCTCACAGATTGTAGTGTCTCATG ttcCCACTGAGACGTCTTTCAGAGCCAACATCGAGTTGGTGTCAGGACATTCAAGGATCTTCTCGGGGGAGAGAGCACACTTGAGATGCAGTATTCCTGATGTGCACAGGTCTAACTGGACCTACCTGTGGTTCAGGGGCTCTGAGGAGCTCTCACAGACTGGGCAGGAATTAAATCTGTTGAATACCAAAGTTCAAGAGAGCGGGAAATACTACTGCCAAGGAATAAGAAACACGAAGGTGGGAAAGATTCGCACCCAGCAAAGTGTCCCTGTGGAGCTCAAGGTGGACG GTGGCTGGGCGATTCTGCAAGTCCCACGACATCCTCAACTTGTCGGGAGCACATTGGAGGTGACATGTCGTGTCAGAGGGAACCCCCGACTTGAAGAGATTATTTTGTACAAAGATGGCGTTGAAGTAATGAGACAAAACGGTCACAAGCCAGATTTCTATCTGACCAACTTGAGCCTTGAGGACCTAGGAGTATATTCTTGCAGGGCTTCCTGGGATGTGATGGGACAAACACACTCTGTCATTTCTGCTGGTGCTCATGTACAGATCTTAG AGGTTCTGTCACAGCCAGTTTTGAAGATCATCCCCAACTATGATACTCAGCTAAAGAGGATGAAGCTCATTTGCCATGTGCAGTACAACGCCCCTGCTCCTGCCCCTCCGATAGACTTCTATTTCTACAAAAATAACAGGCGACTGGGACCTGCAACCTCTGACAACTATAATGTAGTGAAACAGACTCCAGGGCTGTACAGCTGCAAGGCCAGGGTGCCTCAGTTGGGCCTCTCGAAGTCCAGTGAACCCAAAAACTTTGGACAAATAAGag AACCTGAGAAGATGCCACCTCTTCATCCTGGACAAAGGCCAGTATTTCGCCTTGCTTCAGCCACAGATGACTTCccacctgctgctgcttcattaCCAACCTCCCCTAACCTCTCCTCTCACCAGCCGATCCAGTTCACTCCAGTAAAGAGCACACCATCACAAGCGCCTCCACTGACTTCACAAGCAGTCCCAACCAGTTTGCTGACTACAGACCAGGATTTTGACTCAGCTACAACTCAAGATCAGGCAAATCCATTTGAGGAATCCGATGACATGTCTGGGGACATAAACATAGTAACTAATTGA
- the LOC105940760 gene encoding low affinity immunoglobulin gamma Fc region receptor III-B isoform X2 has protein sequence MDKLISLFVFSALSQIVVSHVPTETSFRANIELVSGHSRIFSGERAHLRCSIPDVHRSNWTYLWFRGSEELSQTGGELKLWNTKVQESGKYYCQGIRNTKVGKIRTQQSVPVELKVDGGWAILQVPRHPQLVGSTLEVTCRVRGNPRLEEIILYKDGVEVMRQNGHKPDFYLTNLSLEDLGVYSCRASWDVRRQTLSVISAGAHVQILEVLSQPVLEIIPNYDTQLKRMKLICHVQYNSPAPAPPIDFYFYKNNRRLGPATSDNYNVVKQTPGLYSCKARVPQLGLSKSSEPKNFGQIRVAQPQRPSHL, from the exons ATGGACAAGCTCATCTCTCTCTTTG ttttttcagCACTCTCACAGATTGTAGTGTCTCATG ttcCCACTGAGACGTCTTTCAGAGCCAACATCGAGTTGGTGTCAGGACATTCAAGGATCTTCTCGGGGGAGAGAGCACACTTGAGATGCAGTATTCCTGATGTGCACAGGTCTAACTGGACCTACCTGTGGTTCAGGGGCTCTGAGGAGCTCTCACAGACTGGGGGGGAATTAAAACTGTGGAATACCAAAGTTCAAGAGAGCGGGAAATACTACTGCCAAGGAATAAGAAACACGAAGGTGGGAAAGATTCGCACCCAGCAAAGTGTCCCTGTGGAGCTCAAGGTGGACG GTGGCTGGGCGATTCTGCAAGTCCCACGACATCCTCAACTTGTCGGGAGCACATTGGAGGTGACATGTCGTGTCAGAGGGAACCCCCGACTTGAAGAGATTATTTTGTACAAAGATGGCGTTGAAGTAATGAGACAAAACGGTCACAAGCCAGATTTCTATCTGACCAACTTGAGCCTTGAGGACCTAGGAGTATATTCTTGCAGGGCTTCCTGGGATGTGAGGAGACAAACACTCTCTGTCATTTCTGCTGGTGCTCATGTACAGATCTTAG AGGTTCTGTCACAGCCAGTTTTGGAGATCATCCCCAACTATGATACTCAGCTAAAGAGGATGAAGCTCATTTGCCATGTGCAGTACAACTCCCCTGCTCCTGCCCCTCCGATAGACTTCTATTTCTACAAAAATAACAGGCGACTGGGACCTGCAACCTCTGACAACTATAATGTAGTGAAACAGACTCCAGGGCTGTACAGCTGCAAGGCCAGGGTGCCTCAGTTGGGCCTCTCGAAGTCCAGTGAACCCAAAAACTTTGGACAAATAAGag TTGCACAGCCTCAGAGGCCATCTCATCTCTGA
- the LOC105940760 gene encoding Fc receptor-like protein 5 isoform X1: MDKLISLFVFSALSQIVVSHVPTETSFRANIELVSGHSRIFSGERAHLRCSIPDVHRSNWTYLWFRGSEELSQTGGELKLWNTKVQESGKYYCQGIRNTKVGKIRTQQSVPVELKVDGGWAILQVPRHPQLVGSTLEVTCRVRGNPRLEEIILYKDGVEVMRQNGHKPDFYLTNLSLEDLGVYSCRASWDVRRQTLSVISAGAHVQILEVLSQPVLEIIPNYDTQLKRMKLICHVQYNSPAPAPPIDFYFYKNNRRLGPATSDNYNVVKQTPGLYSCKARVPQLGLSKSSEPKNFGQIREPEKMPPLHPGQRPVFHLASATDDFPPAAASLPTSPNLSSHQPIQFTPVKSTPSQAPPLTSQAVPTSLLTTDQDFDSATTQDQANPFEESGDMSGDSADSL, from the exons ATGGACAAGCTCATCTCTCTCTTTG ttttttcagCACTCTCACAGATTGTAGTGTCTCATG ttcCCACTGAGACGTCTTTCAGAGCCAACATCGAGTTGGTGTCAGGACATTCAAGGATCTTCTCGGGGGAGAGAGCACACTTGAGATGCAGTATTCCTGATGTGCACAGGTCTAACTGGACCTACCTGTGGTTCAGGGGCTCTGAGGAGCTCTCACAGACTGGGGGGGAATTAAAACTGTGGAATACCAAAGTTCAAGAGAGCGGGAAATACTACTGCCAAGGAATAAGAAACACGAAGGTGGGAAAGATTCGCACCCAGCAAAGTGTCCCTGTGGAGCTCAAGGTGGACG GTGGCTGGGCGATTCTGCAAGTCCCACGACATCCTCAACTTGTCGGGAGCACATTGGAGGTGACATGTCGTGTCAGAGGGAACCCCCGACTTGAAGAGATTATTTTGTACAAAGATGGCGTTGAAGTAATGAGACAAAACGGTCACAAGCCAGATTTCTATCTGACCAACTTGAGCCTTGAGGACCTAGGAGTATATTCTTGCAGGGCTTCCTGGGATGTGAGGAGACAAACACTCTCTGTCATTTCTGCTGGTGCTCATGTACAGATCTTAG AGGTTCTGTCACAGCCAGTTTTGGAGATCATCCCCAACTATGATACTCAGCTAAAGAGGATGAAGCTCATTTGCCATGTGCAGTACAACTCCCCTGCTCCTGCCCCTCCGATAGACTTCTATTTCTACAAAAATAACAGGCGACTGGGACCTGCAACCTCTGACAACTATAATGTAGTGAAACAGACTCCAGGGCTGTACAGCTGCAAGGCCAGGGTGCCTCAGTTGGGCCTCTCGAAGTCCAGTGAACCCAAAAACTTTGGACAAATAAGag AACCTGAGAAGATGCCACCTCTTCATCCTGGACAAAGGCCAGTATTTCACCTTGCTTCAGCCACAGATGACTTCccacctgctgctgcttcattaCCAACCTCCCCTAACCTCTCCTCTCACCAGCCGATCCAGTTCACTCCAGTAAAGAGCACACCATCACAAGCGCCTCCACTGACTTCACAAGCAGTCCCAACCAGTTTGCTGACTACAGACCAGGATTTTGACTCAGCTACAACTCAAGATCAGGCAAATCCATTTGAGGAATCCGGTGACATGTCTGGGGACTCTGCAGATTCTCTTTGA
- the otol1b gene encoding otolin 1b translates to MRIISCQSTLVAVVAVALIVVYYTEAKTTPKPKYQYTKKPVPQITVHSPVTTSVPKTLKIVPTANPVKPHPLPNPVRTTNPSHVFPQHYPDGTGPPGVGPENYTLDYNECYFNFCECCPPERGPRGLKGERGLTGAPGEKGLTGAAGLPGPPGISGPIGLKGEKGDKGDRGNSGPSGPLGIPGKPGPKGDVGYKGEKGEVGLQGLKGEKGQKGEPGKNGTAGEKGEPGKEGPAGPPGVATVHGPKGDKGDRGECASYGEKGHKGEPGEPGAPGIPGAMGIPGQNGKHGSPGPIGVRGDPGAPGPQGEPGVRGLEGPQGIRGIPGPRGERGYPGMRGERGFRGFKGAKGSGSGVPQKHSAFSVGISPRKSFPPSGFPIRFDKVFYNEENHFNITSNSFTCVYPGVYVFSFHITVRNQPLRATLVVNGSRRVRTRDSLYGQDIDQASTLVVLRLAAGDQVWMETLRDWNGAYASSEDDSIFSGFLLYSDKP, encoded by the exons ATGAGGATTATTTCCTGCCAGTCGACTCTTGTGGCTGTAGTTGCGGTTGCTCTCATTGTGGTGTACTACACTGAAGCTAAGACTACTCCGAAGCCAAAGTACCAGTACACCAAGAAACCCGTCCCTCAGATCACGGTCCACAGCCCTGTAACCACCAGCGTGCCCAAGACTCTTAAAATAGTCCCAACTGCAAATCCTGTGAAGCCCCATCCCCTGCCCAACCCAGTGAGGACCACCAACCCAAGTCATGTCTTTCCACAGCACTACCCTGACGGCACCGGGCCACCTGGTGTTGGTCCTGAGAACTACACTCTGGATTACAACGAGTGTTACTTTAACTTTTGTGAATGCTGCCCACCGGAGAGAGGGCCCAGGGGCCTGAAAGGAGAAAGAGGCCTGACAG GGGCACCTGGAGAAAAAGGCCTTACAGGAGCAGCTGGTTTACCTGGGCCACCTGGCATCAGTGGTCCTATTGGCTTAAAGGGAGAAAAAG GGGACAAAGGTGACAGAGGAAACAGTGGGCCAAGTGGGCCACTAGGCATTCCAGGAAAACCAGGACCAAAAG GTGATGTTGGCTACAAAGGGGAAAAGGGTGAAGTAGGACTGCAAGGTCTCAAAGGAGAAAAAGGGCAGAAAGGAGAACCTGGCAAGAATGGGACTGCTGGTGAGAAAGGAGAACCTGGAAAAGAGGGGCCAGCTGGGCCTCCAGGAGTGGCTACAGTACATGGACCAAAAGGAGATAAGGGGGATAGAGGGGAGTGTGCCTCATATGGAGAGAAAGGACACAAAGGTGAACCAGGTGAACCTGGAGCTCCTGGAATCCCAGGAGCGATGGGAATTCCAGGACAGAATGGCAAGCATGGCTCCCCAGGCCCTATAGGTGTCCGAGGGGATCCGGGAGCTCCTGGACCACAAGGAGAACCAGGGGTGAGGGGGCTAGAAGGACCACAAGGTATAAGAGGGATTCCAGGACCGAGAGGGGAAAGAGGTTACCCTGGGATGAGAGGTGAGCGGGGTTTTCGTGGATTCAAAGGTGCTAAGGGTTCTGGATCAGGGGTTCCCCAGAAACACTCTGCCTTCAGCGTAGGTATCTCTCCGAGAAAGTCTTTCCCTCCTTCAGGCTTCCCGATCCGCTTCGACAAAGTCTTCTACAATGAAGAGAACCACTTCAACATAACTTCCAACAGCTTTACATGTGTCTACCCTGGAGTTTATGTCTTCTCCTTCCACATCACCGTGCGCAATCAGCCGCTGCGAGCCACGCTGGTGGTGAACGGGTCACGGAGAGTGAGGACACGGGATTCTCTGTACGGTCAAGACATCGACCAGGCCTCCACTCTGGTGGTGCTGCGGTTGGCTGCAGGCGATCAGGTGTGGATGGAGACGCTCAGAGACTGGAATGGAGCGTATGCCAGCAGTGAGGACGACAGCATCTTCTCTGGATTTCTGCTTTACTCAGACAAGCCGTGA